The nucleotide sequence GACTAAAGTCACTGCTCATATAACAGCTGTAGCAAAATATAACTATACTGCTCGGCAGTCAGATGAAATTTCTTTGGTGAAAGGAACTCGTATTTTGGTTCTAGAAAAGTCTAGTGATGGATGGTGGAAAGGTGAGTTTAATGGAGCTATTGGATGGTTTCCTTCAAATTACATAGTTGAAGAAGGTGATGATAAAAATGGTGTTAATAAGTGTCCTCAAGTCTCTTTTGGAAATGGTGCCAGTGCTTTAAAAGAAGGTGAATGTTTAGACATTGTAACAGCCTTGTATTCTTACACTGCCCAGAATAAAGAAGAACTAACCTTTCAAAAAGATGAGAACCTTGAAGTGATAGAAAAACCTGTTAATGATCCCGGCTGGTGGAAAGCTCGGAATCAAAAAGGTGAGATTGGACTGGTGCCTAAAACATATGTTCAAGTGATCTTGCCACCTCCAATAGGAGAGGGAACTTTGGACTCGATAGGCTCTGCTTCATCTTTGGGCTGGAGGTGTGGGGCCATCGAAGGTGCTTCTGCAGATGTTGCTCAGTTGCAAACAGAGATGACAAACATGGGTGTAATGGCCTGGGAAGCCTCACCCATGGTGCAGGCCAAAAATAGAGGGCCTTTACCAACTCCTGTAATGAGACAAGACCTACTTGATAGACCATGGTACTTTGGTAGCATCTCACGAAACCACTGTGACCAGATGCTCAATAACACTGCCCAGGATGGAGATTTTCTCATTCGTGATAGTGAAACAAATGTTAGTAATATGTTGTTTCTCTTTCCTTGTTCCAAAACATTAAAATGCAGtgattttttcaaaatgtttaaaagattGATGAAAATTATAACATACTCGTACCTTATAACTTTAAATTCATGCATAATGGCAACACTTTAATGTTTCTTGTCTGTATTTCTGCTAACAGATAATACAAACTGGCTTGTTCCAATATGCTCATTGGACCATGTTTCATATTATTCTCCTTATgagtattttgtataataattcaGATTCTCAAAGATACTTCACCTTCAtagatttttatattcattttttttgtaaaggtTTTTTTCTCCTTATGTTCAGTACTAATCCTTTACTAAAATTGCATGTTTAGATTATATAGAGGGTTTAGTACATTATATTCTTTCTAAAGCAAAATATTCTTACAAAAAATCATAAACGTGTTCATATCAGAGATGTAGAACTTTTAAGATATGGCTATCCcttgtatttattgaaattataaaacaaaggaaaataaaccAACCTGAAAGGAACCTGCAGCAAGTCTTACACTATCAATTTAAGCAAACTGCAGTATTGTTcaacaggtgagaatccatgaACACACAGAACAATGGCAAAAGCCATTCATATTCCTCAATCATCTGCACACAAGAGGATAGGAGTTTCTCGAGATAAGGCAAACCATAATATAAATTTGACAATAACAAACCTCAAGTAGCTGGTgaatgaaacaggtattcataTTATTTCATACAAAGGCATATACTGGTCAATTTTCCAGATGCAACACATATGGAATTTTGCGTGTTTTATCCCTTGAAACAGGCACGGAGAAATTATTATCCCTGTACACTACTTGCATTATGGGAAACCTGTATGGGAGGCTAGTATGCTATGGATATGTCAGCCTGATAATAGTTTCAGATGAGCATGGGCCTATCCATTAGACCAGTCCTGTATTGTAGAAGAAATGTGGACTGTAGTGTTGAACTTACTGTGTGTATCTACACAAAATATGCTTTAGTGAAATATACTAGTCTAttttactcaaaaaaaaaaaaaaagtgttacaaaGAATTTCACTTAGATATGTCCTTGAATGGACAGCATGAGTCTGACTGAAAAATCAGGATGGAATGTAAAATGTAAGATACTTTTGTCCATTGTACAGTTTGTATGACTTCTGGTAACCTCTAAGACCTCCAAAATgcatatttagtttttttcttcaGTACTCATAGGTACTGTACTGGTAGTTACTCTCCTTTGTTACAAACTGTCATTACATTAACAGTGTTGGGTGAAATGA is from Tachypleus tridentatus isolate NWPU-2018 chromosome 2, ASM421037v1, whole genome shotgun sequence and encodes:
- the LOC143243973 gene encoding SH2/SH3 adapter protein dreadlocks-like, translating into MSNSKLCKEGKSFEEVYVIAKYDYTAQGSQELDIKKGERLLLLDDSKHWWKVCNSKNQFGFVPSNYVKREKPSIFDSIRKKVRRRSESKTSPTDSPVAVGDDSSLGSAHDIPSRTKVTAHITAVAKYNYTARQSDEISLVKGTRILVLEKSSDGWWKGEFNGAIGWFPSNYIVEEGDDKNGVNKCPQVSFGNGASALKEGECLDIVTALYSYTAQNKEELTFQKDENLEVIEKPVNDPGWWKARNQKGEIGLVPKTYVQVILPPPIGEGTLDSIGSASSLGWRCGAIEGASADVAQLQTEMTNMGVMAWEASPMVQAKNRGPLPTPVMRQDLLDRPWYFGSISRNHCDQMLNNTAQDGDFLIRDSETNVGDFSVSVKAPVRNKHFRVHVESGIYCIGQRRFNGLDGLVEHYKQVPIYTSPQGEKLYLVKPFPKM